Genomic DNA from Orcinus orca chromosome 6, mOrcOrc1.1, whole genome shotgun sequence:
TTGAACCAGGTGTGTGTCGTTCCTTCCTCCTGAATCTTTCTTACAAGTTTGTTGATGAAGAGAAGGATCTCATGACTTCTGCTCTGACAATCTCCCAGGCACAAGGGCTGTATTTCTTCTCTTGCAGATAGACAGTGATTCTGTGGAAGTATTTCCTCACAGCCAGGATGGAGTCCTCCTTCAGCAGGGGAGTCCCTTCCAGCCCCGCCTCCTGCATCAGACAGGCTTGCAGGTCAATGAGCTGCTGATAAAGTGCAGTGCAGAACTTGTCCAGGAGGGTCTCATCCCAAGCGGCAGCCGAGCCCTCTGTGCTGAAGAGCTGGAAGGTCTGCTGGATCATCTCATGGACGACAGCGATGGCTTGAGCCTTCTGGAACTGGTTGCCTCCAAACGCCTCCTGGGGGAATCCAAAGTCATTTCTGTCCTTCaggcaggagaagggggagaTTCTCCTCATCTGTTGCAGGAGCATCAGGGCCCTCGTGTTAGCCAGGCTGTGGGTCTGAGGCAGGTCGCAGCCCAGAGAGCAGTTGGAGTTGCAGCTGAGCAGCACCAGGGCCAGGAGTAAGGACAAAGTTGGGGCCATCGGGGACCCTGCAGATGCTGCCGGCCTGGCAGAGGTGGGGACTCTGTGAACCCTGCTCTCTAGGTTCTCTGAAGACCTTCCTTCAGGCCTGGGTCTTAAATGGGAACCCATTCGTTTCCATTTTCTAAACGTTAATTTCTActtctgtttttgattttcaCTTTGCACTCTACAAATGGGATATGGCAACATTTCTCAaccattattttttccattattgcctcctcttcccctgcccACAGAGCCTTCTTAGATAGCTTTTTCCTAATTGCCCCCCCATGAAAGTTTGAAAACACATAGGTACTGAATATTTATATACTCCATGAATATCTGcatacatagaaaaagaaagtgaaaattttactgtttttattcaaTGCAGGGTTAAGAATGAAAAAATTTGAGCtaaacattatatttaaaagttattgagaactagggacttccctggtggtccagtggttaagaatccacgcttccactgcaggggtcacgggtttgatccctggtcggggaactaagatcccacatgctacgcagtgtggccaaaaagaaaaaataaaaagttattgacAACTAATTTAACTTTATAACTAAGTTTGCAGAGTAACTTTTTTTTAGTCAAAAGATATATTTGAAGAAGCTCACTGATTTTCTAAATTAAGTtctatattataaacattttctcatGCCATTAAAAATTACTCAGGGACTtctccggtggcgcagtggttaagaatctgcctgccaatgcagggacacgggttcgagccctggtctgagaatatcccacatgccgcggagcagctaagcctgtgtgccacaactactgagcctgtggtctggagcccatgaaccacaactactgaaccctgtgcgcctagaacccattctccgcaataagagaaaccactgcaatgagaagcccgggcaccgcaacaaagagtagcccccgctcgccgcaactagagaaagcccacacgcagcaacaaagactcaatgcagccaaaaataaataaataaatttatttttttaaaaaaagacagatttaGATAAaagacaactttaaaaaaaaaaaagaatctgcctgccaattcaggggacatgagttcgagccctggtccaggaagatcccacatgctgcagaacaactaagcccgtgcgccacaactactgagcccgtgtgccacaactactgaagcccgtgcgcctagagcccgtgctccacaacaagagaagccaccacaccacaacgaaaagtagcccccgctcgccgcaactagagaaagcccgtgcatagcaacgaagacccaatgcagccaaaaataaataaataaataaataaactgaaaaatattactCAAATAGAACATCTACAATGACTGTATAATGTTCTAGTCTATGGATGTAGCCTTgtttaacattttactttttttagatgaagaatatttcaaaatttcataATTACCAATCATGTTGGGAGAATGCCGTTGGGTATAAAATTGTACCCGATTTGACAAAATATAATTATGAAATCAAAAGACATCACCTTTTTTAAAGTTCTTGAGACCTAAAACTAATTTGTTTTCCAGGGAGTTGCTGAAATTTATGCTAGGACTGTGGTAATGTCCATTTCATTGCTCActtgctaattttttttccagttcaatAAAAATTTGATACTGGTTTTACT
This window encodes:
- the LOC101275016 gene encoding interferon alpha-1-like — its product is MAPTLSLLLALVLLSCNSNCSLGCDLPQTHSLANTRALMLLQQMRRISPFSCLKDRNDFGFPQEAFGGNQFQKAQAIAVVHEMIQQTFQLFSTEGSAAAWDETLLDKFCTALYQQLIDLQACLMQEAGLEGTPLLKEDSILAVRKYFHRITVYLQEKKYSPCAWEIVRAEVMRSFSSSTNL